A region of Cellulophaga sp. RHA19 DNA encodes the following proteins:
- a CDS encoding undecaprenyl-diphosphate phosphatase yields the protein MDILQAIILAIVEGITEYLPVSSTGHMIIVSSFFGIAQEEFTKLFTIVIQLGTILSVFVLYFKRFFQSVDFYLKLLVAFIPAVVLGLLLSDVIDSLLESPITVAISLVLGGFILLRVDHWFADSEEKEITYLTALKIGFFQCLAMIPGVSRSGASIVGGMSQKLSRTVAAEFSFFLAVPTMLGATLKKSYDFYKLGYTLTGEQVNLLIIGNVVGFLVALFAIKTFIGYLSKHGFKMFGYYRIVVGLAILAIHYFVYPLTVI from the coding sequence TTGGACATATTACAAGCAATTATTTTAGCAATTGTAGAAGGTATAACGGAGTATTTACCGGTATCATCTACAGGGCATATGATTATAGTTTCTTCTTTTTTTGGGATTGCCCAAGAAGAATTTACAAAATTATTTACCATAGTAATACAATTAGGAACCATACTATCTGTATTTGTACTTTACTTTAAACGCTTTTTTCAGAGTGTAGATTTTTATTTAAAATTACTAGTTGCATTTATACCCGCAGTAGTTTTAGGTTTGTTGCTTAGCGACGTTATAGATTCTTTGTTAGAAAGTCCAATAACGGTAGCCATATCTTTAGTATTAGGAGGTTTTATTTTATTGCGAGTAGACCATTGGTTTGCAGACTCTGAAGAAAAAGAAATTACATACCTAACAGCACTAAAAATTGGCTTTTTTCAGTGCTTAGCTATGATACCTGGTGTTAGTAGAAGTGGAGCAAGTATAGTAGGTGGTATGTCTCAAAAACTATCTAGAACAGTAGCAGCAGAATTTAGTTTCTTTTTAGCGGTACCTACAATGTTAGGTGCAACTTTAAAAAAGAGTTACGATTTTTATAAGCTAGGATATACATTAACAGGGGAGCAGGTTAACTTGTTAATTATTGGTAACGTAGTTGGTTTTTTAGTAGCCTTATTTGCTATAAAAACTTTTATTGGTTACTTAAGTAAACACGGCTTTAAAATGTTTGGTTACTACCGTATTGTAGTTGGGTTAGCAATATTGGCAATTCACTATTTTGTATACCCATTAACAGTAATCTAA
- a CDS encoding thioredoxin family protein, whose product MNSTNTINNTVTTLLTNAISSAMPYLEYRELMRNLVANNKSTGIVQTDALANYTMLNDKRMKRLDKTTKLPDATINKIKQVKAKTTWLVLTESWCGDAAQSMPVMQKFADQNPNIDVKVIFRDENLELMNHFLYNNTLSIPRLIAFNEDTQEVIGDWGPRPSKLTKIVEDFKAKNGGLTPEFKQELQVWYNKDKGQNTIEDLTQLLALE is encoded by the coding sequence ATGAATTCTACAAACACAATAAATAATACAGTAACCACATTATTAACCAATGCAATCTCTTCTGCTATGCCTTACTTAGAGTATAGAGAACTAATGCGTAATTTGGTTGCTAACAACAAATCTACTGGTATTGTACAAACAGATGCTTTAGCAAATTACACTATGCTTAATGATAAACGTATGAAGCGTTTAGATAAAACAACAAAACTACCTGATGCTACTATTAACAAAATAAAACAAGTTAAAGCCAAAACAACGTGGTTGGTTTTAACAGAGAGCTGGTGTGGAGACGCTGCACAGTCTATGCCTGTAATGCAAAAATTTGCAGATCAAAATCCTAATATTGATGTAAAAGTGATTTTTAGAGATGAAAACCTAGAGTTGATGAATCATTTTTTATACAATAACACATTATCTATTCCTAGACTTATTGCCTTTAATGAAGACACGCAAGAAGTTATAGGTGATTGGGGACCAAGACCTAGTAAACTAACTAAAATTGTTGAAGATTTTAAGGCTAAAAATGGCGGTTTAACACCAGAATTTAAACAAGAGTTACAAGTTTGGTACAATAAAGATAAAGGCCAAAATACTATTGAAGACTTAACACAATTACTTGCCTTGGAATAG
- the truB gene encoding tRNA pseudouridine(55) synthase TruB, with translation MTTKEEFLEGQILLIDKPLTWSSFQAVNALKWGIRRKFELKKIKIGHAGTLDPLATGLLIICTGKFTKKIPTLQGQVKEYTGTVTLGGTTPSYDMETEVDQSYPTEHITEEQINAATANFMGKIQQVPPVFSALKKNGKRLYEYAREGQAVEVKSREVEITEFEITKINLPEVEFRVVCSKGTYIRSLANDFGKALQSGGYLSALRRTKIGDFNVDKAVTPADFHTIVLGMPKPKE, from the coding sequence GTGACAACCAAAGAAGAATTTTTAGAAGGGCAAATATTGCTTATAGATAAGCCATTAACCTGGTCATCTTTTCAGGCAGTAAATGCTTTAAAATGGGGTATTCGCAGAAAATTTGAATTAAAAAAAATTAAAATTGGCCACGCAGGTACATTAGACCCTTTGGCTACAGGTTTATTAATTATTTGCACTGGTAAATTCACTAAAAAGATACCAACACTACAAGGTCAAGTTAAAGAATATACAGGAACTGTAACATTGGGCGGTACAACACCATCTTATGATATGGAAACTGAAGTAGACCAAAGTTACCCAACAGAACATATTACAGAAGAGCAAATAAACGCTGCTACTGCTAATTTTATGGGGAAAATACAGCAAGTTCCACCCGTTTTTTCAGCATTAAAAAAGAATGGTAAACGTTTGTATGAGTATGCAAGAGAAGGACAAGCTGTAGAAGTAAAATCTAGAGAAGTAGAGATTACAGAATTTGAAATTACAAAGATAAATTTACCAGAAGTAGAGTTTAGAGTAGTGTGTAGTAAAGGCACCTACATACGTTCTTTAGCAAACGATTTTGGTAAAGCATTGCAAAGTGGCGGATACTTATCTGCCCTTAGAAGAACCAAAATAGGTGATTTTAACGTAGATAAAGCAGTAACCCCTGCAGATTTTCATACCATAGTGTTGGGGATGCCTAAACCAAAAGAGTAG
- a CDS encoding porin family protein encodes MKKITFLLLAALFVYSSNAIAQKINYGAKAGLNVSNLYGNNQDKNSLVTFHAGLFTQIKISEKLNIQPELLYSRQGADLNSLYKAKLDYIAIPIQFKYNVLPKLFLQAGPQVSFLVSDKAVFYDDNIGTLDTDAKSVDFGFNTGFGLNLGAGIFTEARYNFGITTVAENPDIKNGVLQISLGYIF; translated from the coding sequence ATGAAAAAAATTACCTTTTTACTTTTAGCAGCTCTTTTTGTTTACAGCAGTAATGCCATTGCTCAAAAAATAAATTATGGCGCAAAAGCAGGTTTAAATGTTTCTAATTTGTACGGCAACAATCAAGACAAAAATAGCCTTGTTACTTTTCACGCTGGTTTATTTACTCAAATCAAAATTTCAGAAAAGCTAAATATTCAACCAGAACTACTGTACTCTAGGCAAGGTGCAGATTTAAACAGTCTGTACAAAGCAAAATTAGACTACATAGCTATTCCTATTCAATTTAAATACAACGTATTACCTAAGTTGTTTTTACAAGCCGGCCCACAGGTTTCTTTTTTAGTTTCTGATAAAGCTGTTTTTTATGACGACAATATTGGCACTTTAGATACAGATGCCAAAAGTGTAGATTTTGGTTTTAACACCGGTTTTGGACTTAATTTAGGTGCTGGTATTTTTACAGAAGCAAGGTATAATTTTGGCATTACTACAGTTGCAGAAAACCCAGATATTAAAAACGGCGTGCTACAAATTTCATTAGGCTATATCTTTTAA
- a CDS encoding LuxE/PaaK family acyltransferase — protein sequence MNTETIFNIQTKEDFNTTALDVFKFQYNNNLVYQEFCNHLHKDCSNVINYTDIPFLPIQFFKSKKVLINNTTPQITFSSSGTTGMVTSKHYVTNVQVYIDSYLKGFKHFYGNIKEYCVLALLPSYLEREGSSLIYMADDLIKKSEHPDSGFYLHNIDALVSKLKLLEEKGTKVLLIGVSFALLDVAEQYKLHLKNTIIMETGGMKGRRKELIREELHQELKNGFGVDNIHSEYGMTELLSQGYSKGNGIFNTPPWMKVLTRDPEDPLTLQKTGKTGGINIIDLANVNSCSFIATQDLGKVHPDQSFEIIGRFDNSDIRGCNLLVL from the coding sequence ATGAATACAGAAACTATTTTTAACATACAGACTAAAGAAGATTTTAATACAACGGCATTAGATGTATTTAAATTTCAGTACAACAATAATTTAGTCTATCAGGAATTTTGTAATCATCTACACAAAGATTGTAGCAACGTAATTAATTACACAGATATTCCTTTTTTACCTATTCAGTTTTTTAAAAGTAAAAAGGTACTTATAAATAATACTACTCCTCAAATAACTTTTAGTAGTAGTGGTACCACTGGTATGGTCACCAGCAAACACTACGTAACTAATGTGCAAGTTTATATAGATAGCTACTTAAAAGGGTTTAAGCACTTTTACGGTAACATAAAAGAATATTGTGTTTTGGCATTATTACCGTCTTATTTAGAACGAGAAGGATCTTCTTTAATATATATGGCAGACGATCTTATTAAAAAAAGTGAACACCCAGATAGCGGCTTTTACTTGCATAATATTGATGCTCTGGTTAGCAAACTAAAATTACTAGAAGAAAAAGGCACAAAAGTACTTTTAATTGGCGTTTCTTTTGCTCTATTAGATGTTGCTGAACAATACAAACTACACCTTAAAAACACCATTATTATGGAAACTGGTGGTATGAAAGGAAGAAGAAAAGAATTAATTAGAGAAGAGCTACACCAAGAATTAAAAAATGGTTTTGGCGTTGACAACATACATTCTGAGTACGGAATGACCGAGTTACTTTCTCAAGGGTATTCTAAAGGAAATGGTATTTTTAATACTCCACCATGGATGAAAGTACTAACTAGAGACCCAGAAGATCCGCTAACACTACAAAAAACAGGAAAAACAGGCGGAATTAATATTATAGATTTAGCCAATGTAAACTCTTGCTCGTTTATTGCCACACAAGATTTAGGTAAAGTACACCCTGACCAAAGCTTTGAAATTATTGGTAGGTTTGACAATTCTGATATTAGAGGATGTAATTTATTAGTATTATAA
- a CDS encoding cell division protein FtsX — translation MSKSFERYQKRKLISSYFSVVLSIALVLFLLGMLGLLVLNTKKMADHFKEQITVSVFLKDEAKQVEIDQLQKSLAMADYTKQAIFVSKEEAAEQQTEVIGENFIEFLGYNPLKNSIDVQLKADFVSPTQIEEIAENIQAKDYVEEVSYDKPLISLLNDNVKKISLWILVASGIFAFIAFLLINSSIRLSVYSKRFIIKTMQMVGATKRFIRRPFLWTNIKLGMLGALIAMIGLAITIYYVNDFFPELTLFQDPLTLGLLFAAIFVLGVLISFISTFLATQRFLNLRTDDLYY, via the coding sequence ATGAGTAAATCTTTTGAACGTTATCAAAAAAGGAAATTAATTTCCTCTTATTTTTCTGTAGTGCTTAGTATAGCTTTAGTATTATTTTTACTAGGTATGCTTGGCTTATTGGTGCTTAATACCAAAAAAATGGCAGATCATTTTAAAGAGCAAATTACGGTTTCGGTATTTTTAAAGGACGAGGCAAAACAAGTAGAAATAGACCAATTGCAAAAAAGTTTAGCAATGGCAGATTATACTAAGCAGGCTATTTTTGTATCTAAAGAAGAAGCTGCCGAGCAACAGACAGAGGTAATAGGAGAGAATTTTATAGAATTTTTAGGGTACAATCCTTTAAAAAATTCTATTGATGTACAATTAAAAGCAGACTTTGTATCGCCTACCCAAATTGAAGAAATAGCAGAAAATATACAAGCAAAAGATTATGTTGAGGAGGTAAGTTATGATAAACCCCTTATTTCTTTATTAAATGATAATGTAAAAAAAATTAGTTTGTGGATATTAGTAGCTAGTGGCATATTTGCATTTATTGCATTTTTACTAATTAACAGTTCTATACGTTTGTCTGTATACTCTAAGCGTTTTATAATAAAAACAATGCAAATGGTTGGGGCAACAAAACGCTTTATACGTAGGCCTTTTTTATGGACAAATATAAAGTTAGGAATGTTAGGTGCGCTAATAGCAATGATAGGTTTGGCTATAACTATATATTATGTAAACGATTTTTTTCCGGAATTAACTTTATTTCAAGATCCATTAACATTAGGGTTGTTATTTGCTGCAATTTTTGTTCTGGGTGTATTAATTTCGTTTATAAGTACATTTTTAGCTACACAACGTTTCTTAAATCTTAGGACAGACGATTTATATTATTAG
- a CDS encoding DUF3098 domain-containing protein, producing MKKNSNTTGEDSKREFIFQKKNYIFMAVGLAFLTLGFVLMSGGGSDDPNVFNPEIYNFRRIRLAPTLVLIGLGIEVYAILLNPHKKKN from the coding sequence ATGAAAAAAAATAGTAATACCACAGGAGAAGATTCTAAAAGAGAATTTATTTTTCAAAAGAAGAATTATATTTTTATGGCTGTAGGTCTTGCTTTTTTAACGCTTGGTTTTGTGTTAATGAGTGGTGGTGGTAGTGATGATCCAAATGTTTTTAATCCTGAAATATATAATTTTAGAAGAATTCGCCTTGCACCAACTTTGGTGTTAATTGGTTTAGGTATAGAGGTGTATGCCATTTTGTTAAATCCACACAAGAAGAAAAACTAA
- a CDS encoding tetratricopeptide repeat protein, giving the protein MRNNFLMLVLLLTLISCGNSEKSDLSKRLDISDASEKYLSGNSEVASQLMETYVLSEKENEYAWALLGNTYIDLEEDAKAKNAFENAVRVDPKMEEAITGLGIVARIEGDYEKAAELYEKAIAINPKYAEAYSSLVVIYLKQKEFQKATEVGVKSYELDKGNPVIAANLCVAFHYAGDSISREKYFNEAKINGYPNLVGIRNIIDGELTVFD; this is encoded by the coding sequence ATGAGAAATAATTTTTTAATGCTTGTTTTATTACTAACATTAATAAGCTGTGGTAATAGTGAGAAATCTGATCTTAGCAAGCGATTAGATATTTCTGATGCAAGCGAAAAGTATTTATCTGGCAATTCTGAAGTTGCTAGTCAGTTAATGGAAACTTATGTTTTAAGCGAAAAAGAGAATGAGTATGCTTGGGCACTTTTAGGTAATACGTATATTGATTTGGAGGAGGATGCTAAAGCTAAAAATGCCTTTGAAAATGCAGTAAGAGTAGATCCAAAAATGGAAGAAGCAATTACAGGTTTAGGAATTGTTGCTCGTATAGAAGGTGATTATGAAAAAGCAGCTGAGTTGTATGAAAAAGCAATAGCAATAAACCCTAAATACGCAGAGGCTTACTCTAGTTTAGTTGTAATTTATTTAAAACAGAAAGAGTTTCAAAAAGCAACAGAGGTAGGAGTTAAAAGTTATGAGTTAGATAAAGGAAATCCTGTTATAGCAGCAAATTTATGCGTTGCCTTTCATTATGCAGGAGATTCAATTTCTAGAGAAAAATATTTTAATGAAGCCAAAATTAATGGATACCCTAATCTGGTAGGGATAAGAAACATTATAGATGGTGAATTAACTGTTTTTGATTAG
- a CDS encoding leucine--tRNA ligase, whose translation MNYDFKEIEAKWQKYWAENQTFKAENNSDKEKFYVLDMFPYPSGAGLHVGHPLGYIASDIYARYKRHQGFNVLHPMGYDSFGLPAEQYAIQTGQHPAVTTKTNINRYREQLDKIGFSFDWSREVRTSNPDYYKWTQWIFIQLFNSWYNNNTNKAEDISTLIQVFEKEGNATVNAVSDDDINVFSADEWQAYDTKKQQEILLQYRLTYLAETEVNWCPALGTVLANDEIVNGVSERGGHPVIRKKMTQWSMRISAYAQRLLDDLNTIDWPQPLKDSQTNWIGRSQGASVTFNVKDHKEQIDVFTTRPDTIFGVSFMTLAPEHELVATITTPEQKQEVEDYIQATAKRSERERMADVKTISGAFTGAYAEHPFTKKLIPIWIGDYVLAGYGTGAVMAVPCGDQRDYDFAKHFNIDIPNVFEGVDISEEAYADKEKTLIANSDFLNGLAYKKAMKLAIYELEKIGHGKGKINYRLRDAVFSRQRYWGEPFPVYYVDGMPQMIDAKHLPITLPEVEKYLPTETGEPPLGNANVWAWCTKENKVLDNSEINNDTIFPLELNTMPGWAGSSFYFNRYMDPNNTDAIFSDDAINYWQDVDLYIGGSEHATGHLLYARFWQKFLFDKGVVPKNEFAKKLINQGMITGTSAFVGRVDGFQYERGTWGAKGYYGGAYNVKSDIYISAGRSNDQELLKDLLKANKPEKSNAIKAYNEIINDIENFKISIRQGVHADVSFVNASDELDIEAFKNWRPEYKDAEFITEEDGTFKVKREVEKMSKSKYNVVSPDSICEDYGADSLRLYEMFLGPLEQSKPWNTAGITGTHGFLKKLWRLYLDDNGAKFTDATPTKDNLKTLHKTIKKVAEDIENFSFNTSVSTFMICVNELSSQKCTSKEILEALAILVSPYAPHIAEELWQQLGHTTSIATAPFPKFDASHLVESSKEYPVSFNGKMRFKLELPLDLSKDEIEATVMAHEKTIAQLQGREPKKVIIVPGKIINIVG comes from the coding sequence ATGAACTACGATTTTAAAGAAATTGAAGCCAAGTGGCAAAAATATTGGGCAGAAAACCAAACTTTTAAGGCAGAAAATAATTCTGATAAAGAAAAATTTTATGTTTTAGATATGTTCCCTTACCCTTCTGGTGCGGGGTTACACGTTGGCCATCCACTTGGGTATATTGCAAGTGACATTTATGCTCGTTATAAAAGACACCAAGGGTTTAATGTGTTACACCCAATGGGATACGATTCTTTTGGTTTACCAGCAGAACAATATGCTATACAAACAGGGCAACACCCTGCAGTTACTACTAAAACAAATATTAACAGGTACAGAGAACAACTAGATAAAATTGGTTTTTCTTTTGATTGGAGTCGTGAGGTACGTACTTCTAATCCTGATTATTACAAATGGACACAGTGGATATTTATTCAGTTATTTAATTCTTGGTACAATAACAACACCAATAAGGCTGAAGATATTTCTACTTTAATTCAGGTTTTTGAAAAAGAAGGAAACGCAACCGTAAATGCTGTTTCTGATGATGATATTAATGTTTTTTCTGCTGATGAGTGGCAAGCATACGACACTAAAAAGCAACAAGAAATTTTATTACAATACAGACTAACATACTTAGCAGAAACCGAAGTAAACTGGTGTCCTGCTCTTGGTACTGTATTAGCTAATGATGAAATTGTTAACGGAGTGTCAGAACGTGGCGGACATCCTGTTATTCGTAAAAAAATGACACAATGGAGTATGCGTATTTCTGCTTACGCACAACGTTTATTAGATGATTTAAATACAATAGACTGGCCACAACCTTTAAAAGACTCACAAACCAACTGGATTGGAAGAAGTCAAGGTGCATCTGTTACTTTTAATGTAAAAGACCATAAAGAGCAAATAGATGTTTTTACTACTCGCCCAGATACTATTTTTGGAGTTAGTTTTATGACTCTTGCTCCAGAACATGAGCTTGTTGCAACTATAACAACACCAGAGCAAAAACAAGAAGTAGAAGATTATATACAAGCCACTGCAAAACGTAGTGAGCGCGAGCGTATGGCAGATGTAAAAACCATTTCTGGTGCTTTTACTGGTGCTTACGCAGAACATCCTTTTACAAAAAAACTTATTCCTATTTGGATTGGAGATTACGTATTAGCCGGCTACGGAACAGGAGCTGTTATGGCAGTACCTTGTGGTGACCAGCGCGACTATGATTTTGCTAAACATTTTAATATTGATATCCCTAATGTTTTTGAAGGTGTAGATATTTCTGAAGAAGCTTATGCAGATAAAGAAAAAACTTTAATTGCCAATTCAGATTTCTTAAACGGATTAGCTTATAAAAAAGCAATGAAACTAGCCATTTACGAGCTAGAAAAAATAGGTCACGGTAAAGGCAAAATTAACTACCGCTTGCGCGATGCTGTTTTTAGCAGACAACGTTACTGGGGAGAACCTTTTCCTGTGTATTACGTAGATGGTATGCCACAAATGATAGATGCCAAACATTTACCTATTACATTACCAGAGGTAGAAAAATACTTACCAACCGAAACTGGTGAGCCACCATTAGGTAACGCTAACGTTTGGGCTTGGTGCACTAAAGAAAATAAAGTTCTAGACAATAGTGAAATAAACAATGACACTATATTTCCGTTAGAGTTAAACACAATGCCAGGTTGGGCAGGTAGTAGTTTTTACTTTAACCGTTATATGGATCCAAATAACACAGATGCCATATTTTCTGATGATGCAATTAACTACTGGCAAGATGTAGATTTATACATTGGTGGTAGTGAGCACGCAACCGGACACTTATTATATGCACGTTTTTGGCAGAAATTTTTGTTTGATAAAGGCGTAGTTCCTAAAAATGAGTTTGCTAAAAAACTGATTAACCAAGGAATGATTACAGGTACTAGTGCTTTTGTCGGTAGAGTTGATGGCTTCCAATACGAGAGAGGTACGTGGGGAGCAAAAGGATATTACGGGGGAGCCTATAACGTAAAATCTGATATTTATATTTCAGCTGGTCGTTCCAATGATCAAGAATTACTAAAAGATTTATTAAAAGCAAATAAACCTGAAAAAAGTAATGCAATCAAAGCTTATAACGAAATAATAAATGATATAGAAAACTTCAAGATAAGTATCCGTCAAGGAGTTCACGCAGATGTTTCTTTCGTAAATGCTTCAGATGAGTTAGACATTGAAGCTTTTAAAAACTGGAGACCAGAATACAAAGACGCTGAATTTATTACTGAAGAAGATGGTACTTTTAAGGTTAAGCGTGAGGTAGAAAAAATGTCTAAATCTAAATACAATGTGGTTAGTCCAGATAGTATTTGCGAAGATTATGGCGCAGACAGTTTACGTTTGTATGAGATGTTTTTAGGCCCATTAGAGCAATCTAAACCTTGGAACACTGCTGGTATTACAGGTACTCACGGTTTCTTAAAAAAACTATGGCGTTTATATTTAGATGATAACGGCGCTAAATTTACAGATGCTACACCAACAAAAGACAACTTAAAAACATTACACAAAACCATTAAAAAGGTTGCAGAAGATATAGAGAACTTCTCTTTTAACACGTCTGTATCTACCTTTATGATATGTGTAAACGAGTTGTCTAGTCAAAAATGCACTAGTAAAGAAATTTTAGAAGCCTTAGCCATTTTAGTTTCTCCTTATGCACCACATATAGCAGAAGAATTATGGCAGCAATTAGGACACACAACTTCTATTGCTACAGCTCCTTTTCCAAAGTTTGATGCATCACACCTTGTAGAAAGCAGCAAAGAATATCCTGTTTCTTTTAATGGTAAAATGCGCTTTAAATTAGAATTGCCATTAGACTTATCTAAAGACGAAATTGAAGCTACAGTAATGGCACATGAAAAAACTATTGCTCAATTACAAGGTCGCGAACCTAAAAAAGTAATTATAGTTCCAGGAAAAATAATAAACATTGTGGGGTAA
- a CDS encoding DNA-3-methyladenine glycosylase I — protein MEKHRCGWCVGDDLYEAYHDEEWGTPVKDDKLLFEFLILETFQAGLSWITILRKRENFRKAFDNFDYKKIANYKQDKIDVLLQDAGIIRNKLKVNSAITNAAAYIKIQKEFGSFSVYIWSFVNNKPIKNALTNYKEAPANTPLSDAISKDLKKRGFKFVGSTVVYAFMQATGMVNDHEVNCFRYNEV, from the coding sequence ATGGAAAAACATAGATGTGGTTGGTGTGTAGGAGATGACTTGTATGAAGCATACCATGATGAAGAGTGGGGAACTCCTGTAAAAGATGATAAATTGTTATTTGAGTTTTTAATTTTAGAAACTTTTCAGGCTGGGTTAAGTTGGATAACAATTTTACGCAAGCGTGAAAATTTTAGAAAAGCCTTTGATAATTTCGATTATAAAAAAATTGCAAATTACAAACAAGATAAAATAGATGTTTTGCTACAAGATGCAGGCATTATTAGAAATAAGCTAAAAGTGAACTCTGCTATAACCAATGCAGCTGCTTATATAAAAATACAAAAAGAGTTTGGTAGTTTTAGTGTGTACATATGGAGCTTTGTAAACAACAAGCCAATAAAAAATGCGTTAACTAATTATAAAGAAGCACCTGCAAACACGCCTTTGTCTGATGCTATAAGTAAAGACTTAAAAAAAAGAGGATTTAAATTTGTTGGTAGTACAGTTGTTTATGCTTTTATGCAAGCAACTGGTATGGTTAATGATCATGAGGTTAATTGCTTTAGATATAATGAAGTATAG